In Colletotrichum destructivum chromosome 1, complete sequence, the sequence TCGCTTCTTGACGCACAAGGCCCTGCAAGGCTGCACAGGAAAAGGTTGCTTGCTCCAGAAATCACGACGTATCTGGACAAACTGACGAGAGACCGATCACGCTCCGGGAGTCATCCCACTGCTCTCCACGTGGCCTCGGCCACTGGTCTTGATGAGGTTGTCAAGCGGATGCTCGAGGAGACGCCAGAAGAGGTGGCTTCGCTAGACACATATGGCCGCACGCCACTCTGCTACGCAATACGGTGTCCGCTTACGGCTAATTCAACCATCAAATTACTTCTTAACAACAACGCAGACGCAAACAAAAAAGTCATGTCGAACGGCAGCATGGTCCCACTATTGACATACTGTTGCAAGGAGGGCCTCTTTGCTTTTGCCTCAAGCCTCCTCGAACGTGGGGGTAGGGATGACCTGCAACAGCTCCTTCGACTGACTCTCCTGGCTTCAACAACGTCGCTTCAGGGACGGACGAGCTCGCAGAAGACGGTCTTGATCGAGAAGCTTGTCGAACATGGAGCCAATCCGAACGGTATGGTGCGAGCACTGGACGCAGAAATAGGCGAAAGGCCCCTTCTCTTGGATGTGGCATTGACGTCGGCTTCCGCAACAAAACGTCTCCTCGCCATCACAGGCGTAGATGTCAACATTCAGGATTCTTCTGGGTGGACAGCTCTGAGTTGGCTATTGTTGCAGAATCACCAGGATCACACGACGGCTGCATTGCTCATGAAGCGCGGGGCGAAGCTACAGCCGCGTTCATTTGACTGGATCATACAAAACACGATGTTCTGGTCGTTTCAGGGGCTCATGATGATGCTGTCACGACACGAAAATGCCTTCAACTTGTTTCGACTCATTTACCATCATTGCGTCTCGCATACGGAAAGGGACGCTGTGATGGTGTCGTTCTTGACATCGGTTGCCCCACAGTCCGCAGCACTGGCACGAATGTCTGACGGGGACATTCGGGACATTCGAAGGGGAAACATTGGGCCTTTGTTGTCCGATTTTGAGATTGGACTGCTGCCTTTAGGCCATATATCCTGGGGCAAGTGAGGGAGAGAACGTCGTACTTGTCGTCGGTTCATTCGCAAAACAGACAACGAGATCAGGGCGAAGCCCATCAATAGCAGCAAGAAAGCTTTCTTCGCAGTTCCGGGACATAACAGCAATTTCGATTGCATATTGTCGCATGAAGgaaataaataaataaacGCATTAAGAACTAGATGCCCCCGAATGAATGTGCAATACAAAATCAACATTGCTTGTTGATGAGATACCGGCACCAGCTGTATTACATGCTAATTCAGGTCGTCAAGTCGAATGTCAGATTTCATCATGCGATCGTGTGTAGGGGCTGGATCCCTTTTCCGCCATGGTAAAATACTATTGAACCAGAGGAAGACACATCCGATGCTCGCTGCCGCTCGTCGCTGAATGCCAGGCCTCGTCAGTATGATAGAAGCACGACCACACTTCGCAGCGGGTTTTCCATTTCATGATAAACGACGGCGCTTCCTTGGCGGCTGTATGTGGGTGGTGTTCGCTGGCTGTCCACTTTCGTGTGTGACGCGCTCAGTCCTCGGGGCCTTCGTCTCGACTTCCAACGCCGCTAGCGCCACCTCATCCGCCACCTCAACAAGCCTCGGATGACCATGATAGTCTCTTTTCCATGCTGTTGACCTTTCTGGCCTCATTCCGCTCGTCTGCGCGTTAACTGCTGTCTCCAGAGCCGCTGCCGCGTTTCGAAATCGGCGACGATGTCTTTTCGGCCTCCCAGCCACCGATGTCACTACCTTATCGCGTCCGCCTATGGCAATCCAATAGTCCTCCACAATTGCCTGCGCGAAATGCATCATGCGACTCTCAGGCTCCCACGATCGCTCAGGAGACCCGATCCAAGAAATGTATAGGTATACGTTGCCATGAGACGTTCGCTTATGCCTTTTAACCTCAAGAACGTGCCATAGGTActtgtcggccatggcgccTATGCGTTTGCCCTTCTCCCCATTCCAATATGAGAAAAGATGCTGGTCAGCGCATTTTTGGATATGCGCTTCAGGCTCCCATGTCAGACTGCCGTTCTTCCAGCGCACTCGCATTTGAAATAAGGTCTCGGTCCGGGGGTCTTGACGGTGACCAATGATTTTGTCGAAGGGGAGCAGCTCGTGTGTCTCGCTGTGCACATCCGCGTTGTCTGTCGTGTTAACGGCAGGCCGAAGTCGGCCTACGTCTGTCCGCATAGGCGAAATATCGTCCGCTTGGTCATCAACCGCCATTCTGACAGTCGCTGTGTGAAGATTAGCAGCGGACCAAAAccgtggaggaggggattGACCTGGCGTATCTTCTTTGACAAGCTTGATAGGCGCGCTTGCTTGATCAAGAACACGACGCTCCTGCGGTTGATCAGCGAAAGTCGTTGCGTCAACATGGGCGCGTGTAGCAACACATGAGGAGTCGGCTGCCGTTTTCGCCATGCCAAGTATCGCGTCGTCGTGCTTGGACTGCGGACCCTGGCTAGGACTGGTCACGTTGAGCTGAGCGGATGGCGTCATGGCGGCAGAGCCATGGTGAACGTCAGTCAGGCTGTCTTTGATCTTCCAAAAGAAGGTCTTGACCAACGCAAGAAGACCAGGCCGCGGGCTGGCGGAGTCGGCGGCAGctctctcggtctcggtgacGCGTGGTTTCGAATGGACCACAGGCGTACCGGCGGCACACAAGGGCTTCACGGAGACGTCGACAGTGCCTGGTAATTCAGCTTTGGTGTCAACGTCACAATCGGTGATCTCGTTCTTGCACACCAGCTGCGTTTGGACGGGTTGCTGAGGCGTGACCAGTTGCGTTGTCTTCGTTGGGGGGATCTGTCGCTCGACCATGATTCGTGGTAGGTCAACTGCCTGCCGGCCGTCAACTCTATTTTGCGCCGTTGATCATGCGGTTCGTAGTCTCGGTGTTGCGTCTCACTAAGGAGTTGTGGTGCAAACGGGACGCAATAGGACTTCACTAGTGGCTTGGGGGCTGCGACCTGAGGTGAGAGAGCACGCAACGGCTGGGTcttgcggcggcgccgtaGGGGTCTGACGTCGTAGCGCGGGCTACCGGTGGCCCCCGCGGGCTGTTCTGCGCAGGAGCCGGTTGGGACTCCTGCATGCTCTGTACATGGGCCAAATTTGCACGAAGCCAGAACTGACTCCGTCCGCACGGACCAGTCGATCAACCAAAAACGATGGACGCTTTTTGCCAGGCCAGACGACAGGGCGTCTAGACCCTCCGAGGCTTTTGTTGCTCTGCGTGAACGAACGAGCCTGGGCGAGCCTGGGCCCTTCGGTCGGGCTGTCGGCGACAAGTGGCTACCAGGAGCAGTGTCCAGTTCTGTCGTTCGAGCCCCACCCTACGTTAACTTACCATGCAAAGAACACTGGCCGAACACGCCCGGGTCATCGGCCGCAAGCTCATGGATTTCGCCGCAGCTCGGTTCGGTGTTTTGAGCAGGTCGGGGCAGCAAACTGCACCACGATAGAAAAGCTTCAGTTGAAAGCTTCAATAGAAACAACTCTTTTCCCGCTAATTCCGGGTCGGCACTGTACAGTCTCACGCCTTCGGTGACCGACTGTAGGCAGCGCAACGATACATACTCTCTGTAGATCCATCTCGGCTTTAGTTTTGTTCGCTTATTTTGTATGCCCTGACCCAGAATTGGGACTGCAAGAAGATCCCATAGTTCAATGACTTCCACGGCTTCGTAGGGTCACACAAAACCAACTCGTACCTCCGCAGCAGCTGCTTCCAGCGTTAGTGTTCCGTCTTCGCGGAGGTCATTCACCGGGACACGACAGCAACGTACCTCGACAAAAACTTTCTGTagctccatcatcgccacgTTTCTGCCCAAACATTTCCATTTCCCATGCCCAAACACGAGCTCCAGCGTTGTTTCCATCAACCTCGACCGCTCCGCATCTGCCTCAAGCCATCGATCTGGCCGGAACTCGTCTGCGTCCTGCCCCCACACTTCAGCTCGACGGAAAATCCCCCACGCCCCGTACCCGATCCGAGTTCCCTCTGGCAAGTAGACGCCCTTGAAAGTGTCGCCGCCTTTTGGGACCTCTTTCGACATCTGACCTACGACGGCTGGGAAGATCCGTAAGCCTTCCTTGATGACGGCTTGCAGATATCTCATCTTGCGCGCTTCCGCTTCTGTCACGACGGGCCAGGACGGCCGTGCTTCTTTGATTTCCGCACAAAGAGCCGTGAGCACGCGTCGGTTCGTGATGATGTGAAGCAGCGTAGCCCGTATCGCCGTGGCCGTCATGTCCGATCCAGCTAGTCTGTCAAGCGGAGTCAGCGGGGTCTTTGAGAAGCAACGCGTAGGGAGACTCAATGAGTCGCACATCTGCATGAGAATCTCCGACGATGCCTCTTCCTGTGTCAGCCCGTGCGCCACGAACGAACCAAGCATATCCTGCTTTGTTTTCTTGCTCGGCCCAAAGCGTTCGCCCGCAATTTCTTTTGCCATCCTGCCGATGGTCATCAGCAATAATGCTCTTCAAGAGCGTGCAATAGAGACTGCACGCAAAAATACGGCACAAATGGCCAACCCTTGATTAGTACACGGCATGGGAAAAACGCACCGGATCAGCACCCCAAGGCCTTTGGTATCGCTTTCCGAAGGCAACAGCCGCTGGAGCAAAGGCCATGATAGCATGGTCAGCAGCCAGGGCAGGACGGCCGCAACGACGATGTTCGGCATGTTCTGTTCCGTCGTGTGGATGTAGTCGTGAACATCCGAATCGGACGTCAGGTCGCCGAACGGCTGGCCGAATGCGAGGTCAGAGATGACGTCGAGGGTGAAATACTGCGTCTTCAAGCCAAAGTCAAACCGTTTGTTCTCGGAAGCATAGGTATCGATCAGAGCCATGAAGCGAAGAATGTTGTCGTCTATCTTGGCTTCGAGATTGGTGACTTCTTTGCCGGAATACTATGCCGCAGGTGTCAGTACTCCATCAGACGAGCCATTCGGCACAGAGCAAGGTGTAACCCACCCCTCCCGCCATCTGGGATCGAAGCTTGGTATGCGTTGCATCGTCTCGGGTGGATAGCACGTTGTCGTGCCGAGGATCCAGCCTCATGGCGTGGTACCAGTCCGAACGGGTGTATTTCGTGCGCACACCGAGCATGTGCCTCATGAGGTCGGGGTCGCTCGTCACAACATCCTTCGGACCGACCCGAACAAGAGAGCCTGTGAAACTCTTCAGCGACCTTCATGAAGGAGTGGTGAAGCCGTCGAATATACCATATTGCTGGTTTGCCTCATAGAACTTTAGGTGCATGTTGCCGCTGTATACCGCTCGCAGAAGCCACCAGGGAGAGAAGCCTGCGCAGGGAGGACCGCGTATGTGTCGCAGCCGTACATACTGACGAACGATTTGTGTCACGATGTACAAGACTGGACCCCACACCAAGAGAGCTATATAAACGGCGTCATACCACATCGTGCAGTTGGTCTGGTCGTCGTGCCAGTTGCGTGAGACGTGGATGGGTGGCAGGAACTGCTCGGCTCTCGTATCGAAGACCTGGACGACAAGCGGAGGTTCAGCGTATAGTGTTTTGCGGCGTTGACGTCGCACATTCGATGCGGATGGGACGACTAACAAACAGTCCGCAATAGCACGGTGTATGTGAGGAACCAGGTGTATTTGGCGAACCGTTGAGCGGACGCCAGTTGTGGCTTTGTTGAACACGACTGAATCAGCCGCTTTTGGACGCGCGCGGCCAGCTCCACTCCAACATGGTGTACGTGATGTAAGTGCTGTAGAGTGCGACACAATCGTTATGGCGAGTTTTGGCTCCCTGCATGCTTGAAATCTCCAGTCCCGTTTCCAGCCGCTCGAGCGTCCCCGATTGGGAGGCCAAGTCAGTCCATGGCAGAATGTGAAGCAACACCCGACACCGCAACTACTGCATCGCGTGCCGATGCTGCATGAAGGAAGAGCAGGGAAGAACCCGAAAACCAAACGACCTCCTTTCCCAAATACATACGTGTCGTATAACTGTCCCCATTCCAGCTTCATCGCGTATTCATGACCACGAGACACAAAATGGCCGCCAATTCTCCATACACCGCGCCATTTTTGGATCTTTCCATCGTCGGTATAAATACGCAAAGATAACTAACCCGCCGGTGTCCACTTGTCTAGCGGCCCGACGCAGATTCATCCCCTCGCTACGCTGTAACAATGGGCTGCAATCCCTCAAGGCCTTCGGACAGTTCACAACTGGACCTGGGCCATggcccatccatccactaTCCGCTCAACATCACCCATCCGCCCCGCTACTCCTTCAATGAACACAACGAAGCGTGTCGTGTGCTGCGACTATGGGAAGCTCGAGGCGGAAAGTCTCGCAGCTTTACGTATGTTGTTTAtgtcatcaacaacaacctgcTCGACAAGTCGCAAGCGCTGGCCCAGGCGAGAGTACTGGGCCACATGCAACAGCTAGCGTCCATTCATGGACTTGGAGTTTTGGTCAAATGTCTCGATTATTTGtccgacaacgacgatgatCCGGATGTTGCAGAGGAAAAACAACTGTATCTGGACATGCTAGCGGCCACATCAAAAGCAGACGTCATCCGTAGGTGGGACGAACGACCGGCGCCAGCTGCTCACCAAGGCTTCGAAGAGACCACAACCGCCGAGCAGCGGATAAGCGCCGTCATTGATAAGGTCCGATGGAACAGGGATATAGGCGATGTGGATTTCAAAATCCAGATCGAGCCCGAGGTTGTTGCCGGTCTTTCCCGCTTTGCGAAAAGCTGGAAGTTAGGCGAGTTCGTTGAGTCGCACGATCAGATCATGAGCGAGTCCCCGACCGTAGTTGCCGCGGGCGTATCGAAATTGCAGGCCCAGTTCATTCTGCAAGCCCAAGTTGCGCAGGCAAGTCTGACCAGCGACAACGGAGCGACGCCTACTGTCGCCATCAGTTTTCTGCCTGACGAGATTCCCAACGTCACGCTCATCAACATCAAAAAGCAGCTAAAGTCGGTCTTCGTTCCGCTGGCGAAGCGCGTGAAAGAGTCCGAAAAGTCCCTGCGTCAAGACCTTTATACCATGCAGCTAGTCTCTCTCGGGTCCGCCTATAGCAAGGGCGGCCAGCAGTGGAAAGAACTGGATGACCTCGGGCAGGCCGGCATGGATATTATCGACCATCTGCACCTGGACTCAGGCCAGATGCTACTACGCGGCCCGGGTCCGCTGCTCGGCCCAAAGCTGTTGCTAGGATCCGTGGACCCCGTCATTGACCGAGGTAGAGCAAAGGGAGGGCCGGAGGCCGACCTGTATGGCTCAGGAGGTTCTCAAGTGATGCGCGAAGATATGGAAGCTTGCGTTTGCCAAAAGCCGGGCATTGCACCTGGCCCTGAGTATGTCCAGCTGAGTCAAGATGCCTAAGACGAAGCGGCACGAAGCAACTGTCAAGGTGTGGGGGATGTGTGATTTGAACAGTCACTCGTCACGAAATGGTGCTTTTCGGGACGGGAGGAGAATTGAAGCACGTGTTGCGTGGTCATAACAGCTGTTTGGAAGGAGTGCGGGCAATCATGAGCCACAAAGCGCTGCGATGTACTTGCTGGATGTCTTCTCGGGGCCTTTACTACTGTACTGCCCTTCATTCATGCAAGCTTTTGCACCCATAGACCATGAACGCTGTGTATGTATCGCGTTTCCTCCCACGGCCCTGGATGACACGATAGCGTGTTATTTGTCGAAATGGGACGTCTTGCAATGCCGACCAGGGATCTTGCTCCTCGCCTGCTGGGTGTACGCAGCTAGGCATTCGAAGGTCGAAATGTGCAACATGCGTGACGCTGACAAGATGAGACCCAACCACCGGCCTTGACGCCCGGCGTCCAGTTGCTTGTGGCATCGCCAGCCATGACACCCACGGCGAGAGCCAGAACCGCCGCTTTGGTTGTCACGGGAAATGCACGCCTCGTTCTGGCCCTTTCCAAGTGGGATGGGTGTTACTATCCCCTGATAAGAGGGGTGTAGAGGCCAAAGCGCAACTTGTCAACAGTTGAGTCCAAAAACGGCTCTGGACCATTTCGTTTCCCATACCCACTACGACGAAGAACAGGAACCGCTTTTGCCGCGGCAACGTATACGCCGGCGTGGGTTTTGGGGTGCCAAAACCATGCCCTCAAAATCCAAGGGGCCGAGTATGACGACACGTATGGTATCGACGCCGCGTGCGAGCCAGAAACTGCTCTTCTGACGTTTGTCGCTTTTGTCATCCGCCGTAGGAACTGGGGATGCTGCATTTTCTCCGTACGTGACATCGCAACAATACTGTAGCACGCGGCTTCCGATAGAGAAAGAAAACGTTGGCACGTCTACATGCCTATATATTGGCTCTCTCCAGTCCTCATGTACATCCAATGTGGGAAAGAAGAGCATCAGCAGACTACTACACATACCACAAAGACCAGAGCGCAGTCGGACCTACATCGCCAAAGTGCCAACACCAGTTGTCGAAACAGACATGTCTTTCAATCTTTCGTGGCCCAGTGCGACCATGCGCGCTGTCGTTTACCATGGCACTCCCTTCGAAATGACCGTGCAAGACGTCGCCAAGCCAACAATCCTCAACGAAACCGATGTCGTTGTGCGGGTGACAACCTCGGCCGTGTGCGGATCCGACTTGCACATCTACCGTGGCTACATGGGCGGTGCCGTGCCATGGACGATGGgccacgaggccgtcggctATATCTCAGAGGTTGGCGACGCCGTGTCTTCCTTCGCCGTCGGAGACTACGTCATTGTTCCCGACACCGTGTCTCCGGATCAGCTGGAGATGGAGCCGACGTCGAAGGAGTATTTTGGCTTTGGTAACAGCGAAATGGGTCTCGGTGGGCTCCAAGGTACGAGCAGCCCTGCCGAACAACTCCTCTCGGCGCGCCAGATCGCAATGTGCTGACAATAGGACACATAGCCGAGTATGCGAGGGTCCCGTTCGCCGACACCAACTTGATCCCTATTCCCCTGACCCATGAAACCGCCAACTCGACGATCGAGCATGACTACCTCACTGTATCGGACATCTTCGCCACGGGGTGGGCCGGAATCGACTACAGCGGCTTCCAGCCCGGTGATtccatcgccgtcttcggggCCGGTCCCGTCGGGCTGCTTTCTGCTTACTCGGCCATCTTGCGTGGGGCTTCCAAGGTCTACGTTGTTGACCACGTCGAGGAACGCCTCGAGCTTGCTGCCTCCATCGGAGCTATCCCGATCAACTTCGCAAAGAACGATCCCGTCTCCCAGATCTTGGCGCGCGAACCGCGCGGGGTGATGCGCGCCGTCGACTGTGTTGGTATGGAGGCTCTGAACACCAACCTTGAGATGGACGAGAGCGTCGTTGTGCAGCAGATGGTTGATGTGGTTCACTTCGGAGGAGGCATCGGTCAGCTTGGCGTCTTCAGTGCCCAGGACAGCTCGCCTGGTGCGCCGTACGGTAGCACCATCTCGCCCACGATCCCTTTTCCCATCTCGACCTTTTTCGCCAAGGGGTTGAGCTTCCGAACGGGAGCTGTAGATCCAAAGAAGTACGCTCCCCTGCTGATCGACCTTATCAACAGCGGTAAAGCCCATCCCAGCTTCGTGATCAGTGCCGTCGTTGGCATTGAGGATGCGCCAGAGTACTACAGCCGCTTCAATGGCAAGAATGAGACGAAGGTCGCCATCTACTTTGCGGAGTAATATGGCATGAGTACGTGGAGGTTTGATTATGAATGCAAGCAGCATCACGATTTTCGATACAATAATCCACAATTAGCCAAGAAACGACCCAACGGTGGGATTCTGGCTCACATTGGCATCGCGCCGTGAATCTGATATCGCTGTGAATGAACCTCGTTGGAATTTCCTGTCAGCCAAACGATCTTGTTCACCAAGGAAAGCCGAACCTGCTGCATTACGTGGTAAGTCCAGGCCTAGCCAGTCAACACGAACTACGCCAGATTTACTTTGCCGAGAGGTTAAGTAAACATGTGAAAGAGATTTGAGGCGTTTGAAAAGAGTGGCGAGTAAATAGTCTAATGCCGATGAAAGCCTTTCGATTGTTCCACTATCTGGCTACATAGGTCCTTCTCGGTAACCTAAGCTCTCGGGATCTCCAAGACGTCTGGAGTCCTGGACCAACTCCTCTACCTCCACCCACTCAAAAGAAGCGAAAGCGCTCTCTAGTCAGCGTGAGCACCCACGATCTATACGCACTAACGCCAAAGAAGTAGCCATTTTTTGTTCATCTACACAAGAGCAGCCTTGTCGTCTGGAAGGAGGGCCAGGATGCCCAACTTGATGTTTGTTGCGGGCGCAGGTCTGGCCTACCGAACGGTTCTTGCATTATCCCTTGAGGGTCTTTTTGACAGCTGTCAGCCTGGATTCAAGAGTTTTAAAGTCGATGTTCTGTGATGTGGATGTATCTGTTTTGCTTGAACATTGGCGAGACGTAGGCGCGAAGTGAATGAGTGCGGGAGAGCGGCAAACGCGCTCAGATAATGAAAAGGTAAAGTCCAACCTTGGAATCATTCTATTGAATGCATTACTCAATCAACCAGGATTTCGCCAAACCAACGGAAACAGCAGCATCTTGCGGAAACAAACACTGATACTAAATCATGCGGACTTGAACCCAGTGTTTCGAAAGATCGCCAAACAAGTTGAGGAACTAGTCAAAGAACAGGCCCAAGAAATTGAACTGAATTACGACAAGACACCAAAAGAAACATTCCATCTCAAAGCCTTGCGAGACTTATCACTGACGCTTGCGAGTACATCCTCGTGGGAGGCTTTGGCCGCTGCCCGTACCTCTGCAACCACCTTGCTCGAGAAGTTGCCACTGGTGACGCAGAAGTTCTACAATCGCAAGGGTCTAGGCCGTAAGCACTGCAACACTCTGTGAGAATTTATGCTGCTAAATACAGCTGGAGTGCACATATGTCGGGGTGCTGTGATGCAAGGGCTGGCTCGGCGTAGTATATTCACAGGTCTTTCAATGGCAGTGAAGTCAAAAAGCGCACGGCTCACCTATGGAACAGTTGCCAATCAAATCTACGACGCAAAAGTCCATTTGAAGATTGATAGAACGTGAAACACCAAGCAATTAAAGTGAAAAGCACACAACCAAGTGCAATGGCTCCTAATGCAGGTATGATATGGATGACTGGTGCCATAATGTCTATTCTAAACACATGAGTAGAGCACCGATGTCAGTGACACCAAGGCTATCCGTCATAGCTACTACTGCCTTTCTGAGGATCCTCCCAAAAGATTCACCGAGATACTGTACTACTCCGCCTCATCACCTG encodes:
- a CDS encoding Putative chromo/chromo shadow domain, Chromo-like domain superfamily protein; protein product: MVERQIPPTKTTQLVTPQQPVQTQLVCKNEITDCDVDTKAELPGTVDVSVKPLCAAGTPVVHSKPRVTETERAAADSASPRPGLLALVKTFFWKIKDSLTDVHHGSAAMTPSAQLNVTSPSQGPQSKHDDAILGMAKTAADSSCVATRAHVDATTFADQPQERRVLDQASAPIKLVKEDTPGQSPPPRFWSAANLHTATVRMAVDDQADDISPMRTDVGRLRPAVNTTDNADVHSETHELLPFDKIIGHRQDPRTETLFQMRVRWKNGSLTWEPEAHIQKCADQHLFSYWNGEKGKRIGAMADKYLWHVLEVKRHKRTSHGNVYLYISWIGSPERSWEPESRMMHFAQAIVEDYWIAIGGRDKVVTSVAGRPKRHRRRFRNAAAALETAVNAQTSGMRPERSTAWKRDYHGHPRLVEVADEVALAALEVETKAPRTERVTHESGQPANTTHIQPPRKRRRLS
- a CDS encoding Putative cytochrome P450; amino-acid sequence: MWYDAVYIALLVWGPVLYIVTQIVRQYVRLRHIRGPPCAGFSPWWLLRAVYSGNMHLKFYEANQQYGSLVRVGPKDVVTSDPDLMRHMLGVRTKYTRSDWYHAMRLDPRHDNVLSTRDDATHTKLRSQMAGGYSGKEVTNLEAKIDDNILRFMALIDTYASENKRFDFGLKTQYFTLDVISDLAFGQPFGDLTSDSDVHDYIHTTEQNMPNIVVAAVLPWLLTMLSWPLLQRLLPSESDTKGLGVLIRMAKEIAGERFGPSKKTKQDMLGSFVAHGLTQEEASSEILMQMCDSLSLPTRCFSKTPLTPLDRLAGSDMTATAIRATLLHIITNRRVLTALCAEIKEARPSWPVVTEAEARKMRYLQAVIKEGLRIFPAVVGQMSKEVPKGGDTFKGVYLPEGTRIGYGAWGIFRRAEVWGQDADEFRPDRWLEADAERSRLMETTLELVFGHGKWKCLGRNVAMMELQKVFVELLRRYELVLCDPTKPWKSLNYGIFLQSQFWVRAYKISEQN
- a CDS encoding Putative alcohol dehydrogenase, zinc-type, GroES-like superfamily, NAD(P)-binding domain superfamily; this encodes MSFNLSWPSATMRAVVYHGTPFEMTVQDVAKPTILNETDVVVRVTTSAVCGSDLHIYRGYMGGAVPWTMGHEAVGYISEVGDAVSSFAVGDYVIVPDTVSPDQLEMEPTSKEYFGFGNSEMGLGGLQAEYARVPFADTNLIPIPLTHETANSTIEHDYLTVSDIFATGWAGIDYSGFQPGDSIAVFGAGPVGLLSAYSAILRGASKVYVVDHVEERLELAASIGAIPINFAKNDPVSQILAREPRGVMRAVDCVGMEALNTNLEMDESVVVQQMVDVVHFGGGIGQLGVFSAQDSSPGAPYGSTISPTIPFPISTFFAKGLSFRTGAVDPKKYAPLLIDLINSGKAHPSFVISAVVGIEDAPEYYSRFNGKNETKVAIYFAE